TTTAATGTAAAGGAATTCGAAAGGGTTGTTAAAGCTGAAATAGAGGTAGATGAACCTTCAGTAATAATATCCCAGCGTCCGTGTGCTCTTTTAAAACACGTAAAATACGAGGGAAGCCATAGGATAGTACAGGACAAGTGCAAAAAGTGCAGAATGTGCATGAAAATCGGATGTCCTGCCATAGTTGAAAAGGGCGACCACCTTGAGATAAACCCTGCACTTTGTGTTGGCTGCAAGCTCTGTACAGAGATATGCGGATTTAATGCTATCGAAAGGGCAGGTGAATAAGGTGAAAAAATTGAATATTCTTATAGTAGGTGTTGGCGGACAGGGAACTCTCCTGGCCAGCAGAATACTGGGAACTGTTGGATTAAAGCTGAATTTTGACGTCAAGGTCTCAGAGGTACATGGTATGTCCCAACGAGGCGGTAGCGTTGTTACGTATGTAAAGTACGGTGAAAAGGTATTCTCTCCTTTGATTGAAAAAGGTGAGGCTGATTTGATTATTGCGTTTGAGCAGCTGGAAGCACTTAGGTGGGTTGATTATCTGCATAAGGATGGCAAGATGATTGTAAATGAGCAGGAGATTGATCCAATGCCTGTAA
This genomic stretch from Ruminiclostridium cellulolyticum H10 harbors:
- a CDS encoding indolepyruvate oxidoreductase subunit beta: MKKLNILIVGVGGQGTLLASRILGTVGLKLNFDVKVSEVHGMSQRGGSVVTYVKYGEKVFSPLIEKGEADLIIAFEQLEALRWVDYLHKDGKMIVNEQEIDPMPVIIGKAKYPGNILDTLKTSYSIYSLNALKIARECGTIKAVNIVLLGVLAKLAGIDKNIFIEAINEVVPAKVLEVNMKAFEEGYNYHN